In one Rhodohalobacter sp. 614A genomic region, the following are encoded:
- a CDS encoding glycosyltransferase family 4 protein, with amino-acid sequence MIVRKNLLFITPVIPSITGRGRNLRAFQWVSYLSRKYDVSVLYTGKADENLSLGGGNDNQLKCRIYKLNIKHTPFQRLKKLVFPRPAKQAANGKYFGEDFHQLRIPRPDVILSFRLFNASLALQIRTLWNVKETWLDLDELDSRTKINIIKLKLSARYFKDLPKSVLVALRYVYKEAVLIPQFDKVFTSTEKERAWITKKFNLKLTDVFENRLPFQKSTVPSTVDNEAFTFLFVGNSGYFPNRDAIDIILFKIIPELKKLAKQPFKFVIIGGEVGNRQSMQIKNERFIHFYRDVDDLELIYNRVNAVIVPLRAGGGSSLKFLEALRHRKPVVASAVGIRGFDIKDGEQALIGCNEKELAQKCNALMENRNLYEKLSETGYQWFIENNSYSIEGVEEQSVS; translated from the coding sequence TTGATAGTCAGAAAGAACCTGCTATTCATTACTCCGGTCATTCCGTCAATTACTGGACGGGGCAGGAATCTCCGGGCTTTTCAGTGGGTGAGCTATCTCAGCAGAAAATATGATGTATCTGTGCTTTATACCGGTAAAGCAGATGAGAATCTTTCTCTTGGAGGAGGGAATGATAATCAGCTGAAATGCAGAATTTATAAACTGAACATTAAACATACTCCATTTCAACGTTTAAAAAAATTAGTATTCCCCAGGCCGGCAAAGCAGGCTGCAAATGGAAAATATTTTGGTGAGGATTTTCATCAACTCAGAATCCCCCGTCCTGATGTCATCTTAAGTTTCCGTTTATTCAATGCTTCACTTGCGCTGCAAATCCGCACGCTTTGGAATGTTAAAGAAACGTGGCTTGATCTTGATGAGCTCGATTCCCGAACAAAAATAAATATTATAAAGCTGAAATTATCAGCGAGGTATTTTAAGGATCTTCCTAAATCTGTCTTGGTGGCTTTACGCTATGTATATAAAGAGGCTGTGCTGATTCCCCAGTTTGATAAAGTCTTTACATCCACAGAAAAAGAGAGAGCATGGATAACGAAGAAATTCAACCTGAAGCTTACGGATGTATTTGAAAACAGGCTTCCTTTCCAAAAGAGTACAGTTCCATCCACCGTTGATAATGAAGCATTTACATTTCTGTTCGTAGGTAATTCCGGCTATTTCCCCAACCGGGATGCCATAGATATAATTTTATTTAAGATTATTCCGGAATTGAAAAAATTAGCAAAGCAGCCGTTTAAGTTTGTCATTATCGGGGGAGAAGTCGGTAACAGACAATCCATGCAGATTAAGAATGAGAGATTTATCCATTTCTATCGGGATGTGGATGACCTTGAATTGATTTACAATCGGGTTAATGCAGTAATTGTACCTTTGAGAGCTGGTGGTGGGAGCAGCCTCAAATTCCTGGAGGCTCTTCGGCATCGGAAACCGGTGGTAGCATCAGCAGTGGGTATTCGGGGATTTGACATCAAAGATGGGGAACAGGCATTAATCGGATGTAATGAAAAGGAGCTCGCCCAAAAATGCAATGCGTTGATGGAAAATCGAAATCTTTACGAAAAACTGTCAGAGACTGGCTATCAATGGTTTATCGAAAATAATTCATATTCAATTGAAGGGGTAGAAGAGCAATCAGTGTCGTAA